Part of the Portunus trituberculatus isolate SZX2019 chromosome 24, ASM1759143v1, whole genome shotgun sequence genome is shown below.
GAAATGATACTAAGTTAGCCCTGTACCCCAGTATTTTCGTTACCCATTGTACGTGCCATGCTATTGATCAAATGATCAAATATTGAAAGTTATGTagtttcttctcatttattattctaACTCAAATTCACATTATATTCTATCAGTTATCACTAAATCATAAAAGTCTTCTAATACGCCATATGTTTGAGTCATTATCTGGTTAACCTCAAAATGGAATAAACAGTTTTCATGTGataaattttctttgttttgcagCTTGAAAGGGAtgatgaagaacaaaaagactCGGTGCGATACATATGTTTAGTACGGGTCAGAATGCCAAAGGAAGGGCTATGCAGCGAGGGTCTTGGCCTGGGTGAAGCACCATGCACCACACAGTCCCCACAAGGCAGAGGACAGTCTGTAGCATGTGCACGAAGGTAAATCTTGCAAGATACAACTTGATTATGCACATCACAGTTTTTGAGCAGTGAACAATATCATAGACGATTAATGTTATACTTCCAGCAtgttatatgtacatatatgaaGTTGTATTTATTCCCATAATATCATGTGTACTTGACACCATATATTGTTATAAAAGCAACCTgcttcttttcataattttgttgctcttgattGGTGCCTCTTTCACATAAAAAGATGAAATCTACAGTgcagaaaatttttaaaaaatttcaaAATTCCAGGTTTGCTATCAATTCAGCAATGAAAGCAGCATTTGGAAAATTTGTCATTATAAAGCTGAGAAATGGCAAAGTGACGGTGGAGGTTGATACAACGCAGACAGATCTGCAGATGTATGATCCATTGTGGGACAGCACAGAGGTGGAGGTAGTGAAGGCCCCTTACTGTGCTCTTTCTTGTAATACCATTACTAATTTTATTCATAGCTACTTGGCATATGTTTAATTGGATCAATGACCACTTATGATATTCTTACAGCACTAGTGTATCTCGATTTGTGGTGCGCATTTTCTACTGAATTCATATGTGATTGGCTTCAGATATATTTTAATAACAAAGAATAATGTCTGATGGCAATATTATAAACTCCTTATATCCTCCGGATTGGAGTTAAAAGATGACAATTCAGATGGAAAATTAATGTTGCAGTGCTGTGACGTGGAAGGCTGTCTGCttaacaaatatattttttatgcatGCTCTTTATTGAGTATGTTAGTTGAGCTGCCGCCTCTTGTATTAGTTGATTTCCCACTGCTTACCACTTACACTGGTGTTGATTTCCTGGTCACCACTTGTATAGGTAGCTGTGGACTTAGAGATGAAGGCTGGAGGTGTGTGGGTATTTGGTGGAAGATTCATCTACTGTGAATCGTGGGGATTTGGATTTGGTATGATACATTACTTTGGATACACAGCATAGCTTGACGATAGATAACTTGACTTGTGTGATGAGATGACAATGTGAGTGCTGAGTGAGTATTCAGATGCCAACGAGAGTGAGTGACTTGAATGAGAGTGAGTCTGGcacaagagtgagagagggaatgaaTCGGAATGAGCAGCGAAGGGTGAATgagggtgaggaaaagatgaggatcGTATTTATGTGGGAATGGGAGATCGGaataggagaaacagaaaatagaagataacCAATGGGAGAGCTGAGATGGACAGATTTGGGGCAATGAGAACTAAGAAGAATGAACCAATCAGGTGGCAGAACTTGGCCCATCAGAAAAGGTCAGGCTAGAGGAAGGAATCTAACCTGTGAGGTTTCTAGGGAAAACTGGAGGAAGGAGCGGAGTGTTTTTAAGATACACATGTGGaacagagagggaagagagagagaaagaaagaacacatgGTACGTTAATGATGAAAGAATGATGATGGCTGATACAGGGCTTCCCCCAATAAAAAATACATCCTCTTATTTAATGAAATTTCctcctggtgttttttttttttttttttttttttttttttttttgttgtcatgaaaaggatgaatagaCAAAGATGGTGTAAGATTATGTGCTGTATGATTCGTTTTctaaatgtaaacaaatctTTGCCTCTGCTACCTATTTGTCTTAGGCTGTCAGCCATATTTCTCTCATATATgtcatgtttcttttcattgGACAGACTGACATTCTTGAAATTTTGATTAGTGTTTATCTGTATTTTGTTTCTAGAACATTGCAAGCAGGAgagattaatttccttttttttcctttgctgctTAGCTTGGATTTGATGCCTTGAAGGGTTCTTTAGCTTCTTCAGTGTTGTAAAAACCAAGGAATATTTGCACATCCTCCTACTTTGTCCATTTGTAAACTTTGCCAGCAGAGTATTCTAGTACATCAGATTTTGTTCACACATTTTTAATGGGAATTTGTTTCTGTGCATTTTCTCAAAATGGGTTTCTGTTTTACTGTTAAACTTTCCCAAAAGTCATAATATAAAGTTGTTTATTTGCAATGGTATTTTGCATAAAATTTTGAGGTAGCTCTTTTCTGTCTGATGTATTGGGAATCCGTCTTGTCTTTTTAAAGTGATTCAGTGTCATCTTATATGCTGAAATATATGGTATTTTAAAAGGGAATGGAAATTAGACTAAAGAGTGTTTGATTGCTGGACAGGTGGAAGCATTGAGATGCTTTGTGTGGCAGTTAACATACAACTCAGTGCAAAGATTTACAGATTTGTTTTTATGGtgaaaatgttttctttcttttctcaggtGAATGACATTGATCATGatccagaggaggaggacagtgatgAGGAGTTTGCAATGCTTcaagatattgatgatgaagAACTAGGAGCTCTACTTGACATAACCATCAGTAAAGATGCTTAGTACATCATGGAGTGTGAAAACCAACACTTGTGGTACAAAAGTAAGTATGTATCAGGTATTGTTACTGTATCTCATATTTTTATACGCATCACTTATATATCAAATCAGTTTTCCTCACAAGAGTGTAAAGCAATACAGTGTTGTGTTCTTGGGTGTCTTCAGACATCTCAcaatttttttctagtattctCATGATTCCCAAAGCTCTAAAGATGCCTGAATAGGTCATTCCATTACTTACCAGTACCATTGTCCAAACAGACATAGTAACTGTAAACAATGCTCAAAATTGGAAGCATGAGACTTTCTGctatgtaataataatggcacGACTGAGGTGTTGCATGGATCATAGATGACATTAATTCTAAACTGCACTTTCAAATTTCATTCAATCAATGCTATTTACATTTCTTGTGAATCACCATAAAAAATGTTATCCTCATATATCTTAAATTTGTTCAAAGTTATTTGATATCACTATGCATCTCTCTTGAAACATCAATTATTCAGTAATTAATGTAGTATTGATTGTCAAACATGAAACCTACAATATCAAGTTCATAAATTTATATTTGATTGATGTAATTTGGTAATGTTCACTTAAAGTAACACATGATGTTAGCATTACATCAATTTGCATAAGTTGATCTTTGTATATCATACAAATCTTTACCacacaaaacaaagcaacatgTATGTACATGTCCTACAataattattcattttccttgttttcatagAATATGTACTTGATTTCTAGACTGCATTATACTTGCTTAAACTGTTTCATTCATCTTGCCTTTGCCCTGGTCATGCCCTCTGGAaactctgcctctctgtctgatACTCAAATTTTCCTGTCTCACTATTCATATATAAACTGTTTTCTTGTAGgctaatctttctttctccttgtgcCTCAATTGCTTCTTGGCCaacttttctaactttttttttctgatcactTTCTCCACATTGTCCTCAATATACTTCTTGTTTATTATCTCTTTCTTGTGAATTGTGCACATGTTTGTTGTGTGATTTCTTCTCCAGGGTTCCCTTGTTCTTGACATCTGGTGTGATTCATCTTCCAGTGGGTAATTGTCTTGTTTTCTGCCAATTTCACATTATTTCTCCATTTGTTCTTTGTACTTTTCTGTCATCTTTAgttcttacttcttccttattctgtcTTGTGTTAACCACAATACTGTGCAGATGCAAGTGAAGATACATCAAACATCAAACCTGCGGATTGTAACCTCACTCTcttggtgtgttgtggtttcattCCTACCTAAAGAtcagtcagtatgagctctgtaCTCATTCTATAAGCAAATGGTtgactgggtgaccaacagTTGACCATGgttaacacacgcacacatacacacacacaagaaattg
Proteins encoded:
- the LOC123508228 gene encoding RAD52 motif-containing protein 1-like isoform X1 yields the protein MIVLDHLRRSCRMDVDVIPLRIPSDKDHQVSVSGLWWDGTQEDLEQEIRKLFAQYGPIHRVTARREACGAEGDNVWYGYVAYFSAFDAEEVLRQSGKMIFGGRRIRLKKKNRLNGFENHGLSLHKSQELLMHYFGFNCWTSEIVYLERDDEEQKDSVRYICLVRVRMPKEGLCSEGLGLGEAPCTTQSPQGRGQSVACARRFAINSAMKAAFGKFVIIKLRNGKVTVEVDTTQTDLQMYDPLWDSTEVEVNDIDHDPEEEDSDEEFAMLQDIDDEELGALLDITISKDA
- the LOC123508228 gene encoding RAD52 motif-containing protein 1-like isoform X2, whose amino-acid sequence is MWQEIRKLFAQYGPIHRVTARREACGAEGDNVWYGYVAYFSAFDAEEVLRQSGKMIFGGRRIRLKKKNRLNGFENHGLSLHKSQELLMHYFGFNCWTSEIVYLERDDEEQKDSVRYICLVRVRMPKEGLCSEGLGLGEAPCTTQSPQGRGQSVACARRFAINSAMKAAFGKFVIIKLRNGKVTVEVDTTQTDLQMYDPLWDSTEVEVNDIDHDPEEEDSDEEFAMLQDIDDEELGALLDITISKDA
- the LOC123508228 gene encoding RAD52 motif-containing protein 1-like isoform X3, with product MIVLDHLRRSCRMDVDVIPLRIPSDKDHQVSVSGLWWDGTQEDLELERDDEEQKDSVRYICLVRVRMPKEGLCSEGLGLGEAPCTTQSPQGRGQSVACARRFAINSAMKAAFGKFVIIKLRNGKVTVEVDTTQTDLQMYDPLWDSTEVEVNDIDHDPEEEDSDEEFAMLQDIDDEELGALLDITISKDA